The DNA window AAGCAACGTGTTCAGGTGCAACTTCCTTACTAGCTCATCGGGCGCGCCAGAGCCGCCATACAGGATCGACTCGGAGAGGCTCGCGGCGATTCCCTTCTTCACGCGATCCTCCCAGACCCCTTCCCAGTTCCATTCCCCAGGCCGCTTCGTGGCTGAGTGAGCGCcttcggcgggcggcgcctcggcctcaaGGACCACGTCCTTTTCGCCTGTTGGTGAAGAGGCTGCTTCCGGTGGCAACTTGCCTAGCCTGCGTCGGTGCGTCCGCCAGGCGTGCCACGCCCCTGGGtttcccgccgcctcgagagGCACTGAGTCGAGCACCGTCTCCTCATCAAACGCACCTCGGATGTACTTGAGGATGTGGTAGACGGAGACGCTCTGCTGGGACTGCCGCACGTAGCTCGGAAGCCCATCGGCCTCGGACTCGGGCGAGCAAACAGTCGAGGGTGCCTTGCTCCCTGCCTCCGAGACGGGGCTTCTCGACGGCTCGCCGCTGACGTGCCGGGTCCTGGACGCGGCACGCCTACCCCGACCAAACCACTGCGGGAATCCATGACGGAGGCTAAACCCGCCAGGAGGGAGACGCTCTTCATCTCGTGCACTTACGGTTCCGTTGTCCTGGATGTCGGTGGTATACATGTAGGTCGTGAGGGGGGTGATGAGCGGATGAAACATGTCTGTGGAAAAGAGAACCAGGGGCGGGAGGCTTGGGTATGTATCTGGAAATGATAGTTGAAACCTCAGGACCGCTTGTGCGTACGGGCCTGTAACACGTCAGCCGCTCGCCAGGGCCTGCGGTAGAGGCCTCctctcggcggtggcgcctcACCATCGCGAACAAAGAGCACGGCCGACCACAGGGTCGGGTCTCCTGGGGTTATGGTTACGAATATGCCTTCCGGGCACGCCTGCTTGAGCCCGGCACTGGCTGCGATGTAAGTCACGGAGTGAAGACGGACGGGTGAGCGGGCGGGGCACAAACAATTCGGACAAGAGATGCTGCTTTCggagcgacggcagcgaaTCGAGATGGAGCATAGTGCCTCCGAACGGGCCGAGGGCGCTCCTCCTATGGTAAAGCTAAGAATATCGGCAGACCAAGGTGAGATGTGATAGCAAGTGAGAGGAAAAGCGATGACCGACAGCTGGGAGATCCAAGATGCTGGAGCTTGTACGAAGTGCTGCTTACTAACTTAGTTACTACTGCTTTGGGGGGCGGCTCACCGGGCGGTGAGCAATTCTGCCAGCCCCCTTGTGGGCGGTGGCTGCAATGCACTGGCGTCACTTGGAAGGGCTGGCATTGAGGAATGGCGGGGTCAATGGAagctcgcgctgctcgatGGCGGGGCAGGCACAACGACCGCTCATATATGGACGCCAAAAGCGAAACACAGACCAGCTTCGGACAGAGCAGCTATGGCAACAACTCCAGCACAGCTTTAAGCCTCCATCGTGGAGGTCACTCTATAAGGAGAAACGGAAAGGGATGTGCATGCAGGTCAAGACGGATGATTccgacgcccccgccgcctttTGTCCGTGCCCGTCGCTGGCCTACTGACCGAGGCGCTTCTCAATCTTGGCCTTCTCGCCAGCCTTGATCTGGTCGAGGTCGGTCCTCGTCGCGTTGTACGCCGCGGTGACCTGGTTGAAGGGGTTGTCGGGGCTCTTGTCAAACTCTTTGCGGATCCTCTGCTTGCGCTggtcgaggcgcaggccgacgccgctccCGTCCGCCTTCATCTCGGCGAGCCGTCGCTCCTCGTACTTGGCGAAGGCGGCCGCGAACCGCCTCTCCGGGTGCTTGTccaccttgccgtcgtcgccacccgTCGTCAGCGACAGCGCGTCAAGGGCGTTGTCGATGCCCGTGGcgttgagcgccgccgccgaggacccgTCGGAGTCGAGCTGCGACAGGTCCAGGCCGCGCGACTTCTTGACCGGGGCCTTGGACTTCTTGggctcggcgcggccgggcgtgttggcctcctcctcctttaGCAGGGCGTCCTTCTCCGCCTTCTTCCTGGCTGCATCGGCCTTCTtcgcttcctcggcctccctGGGACGCGGAACGCGCGGGCGCCCAAACGtcagccatgccatgccgtgcGTGCCACGGGGAAGACGGGAGGCCAGGAACAGGGGTCGGGGTAGAATCGCCAAGGCAACTTGCCCTGGGTACGAAGATGATTACGTTTACTCACTTCTTTGCGTTGCTCTTGGAACCCTTTTGCCACTtttccgcctcggccgcttGTTGCTTGGCGTCGGCCTGGGCCGCCttttgcgccgccgcctcggccttgcgGGCGTTTCCCGCTACCTTTTTGGTGTTCTCCCCCTTCTTGCCCGCCATGCTTGTTTCTTCTCTCCCCtttgcgggcgccgcgcgcgtgtgcAAGGCTGGTCCGGTCGGtgagtcgacgtcggcggtAGCGGCAGTTCGGGTCGGGAGAtccgagcgggcggcggcgtgtgacgggcggcgggaaAGCCCAGGGTGGCAGGCGTGTGCGTTCGTCCGAAGGCTGTCGATCGCTGACGGTTTGTTTGCTGCGACGGTGCGCTCGCTGAGAACGCCGAGTCGCGACCCTGGCGTAGCTGTCTGTGATGGCGTTTGTCGCACAAAGGACCAAGTCGAGAAAGTCGAGGCAGGACTTTGGTGCCTCCAGGGCTGTGTGTGGAGGGGCCACTGCGCTGTGTGACGCACCACCCCGCGTGCAAGGAAGGGTCAGGGTCGGTCggtgggcgatgatgagctAATAATCCGGATGGATGGGCACAGGGCGGGCAACATCCACTGTAATTCCTTGCCTGACTTAGTACCAGGTGCCCGGACTTTGTGCGAGGTGCCGGACAGTTACCTAGTAGAGGCTTCCTGTTTGCACCCAATTGAACCTGAACgctgcccgtccgcccgttTTCGGCGGCTCGAGCTGTAATTTGTACCACCGGGTAAGTACTAATAAGGTAGTAGGGCTGCGTGGCCTAAGGTACAGACACGAGCAATAAAAGGCCAGGTACAGCAATACTTCAGCAAACAAAGCACACCAGCTGAGCCCTGACCTAGTAGAGGGAATGCCACCACCGCAACAGATCGACCGTCCAAGAAAGACTTGCGATGCATACAGGACACGCCGTGGCGGTTGGTCCGTCCGTCAGTCGGCAGCTCCCGCtccggccgccagcagcacgtgTCGACCTACCCGGAACCCCACATGCGAGGGCCTGACTCGACGATACCCATACCTACGAAGTAGATAGATGGCATTAGCTTCCCGCGCAACCCAGCGTCGACTGCGGACGCCCTGGTGCACGCAGGCATTGTGACGTCTGTTGCCATCCACCCGAGACCATCATGCAGCCATGGCCCCAACGGGACCGAGCCGCCGTGTGTCCGTGCAAGGCGAGATCTGTCACCGGCTGTGCCAACCGACGAGCATAGCAGATGTGCTGCCGCAAGGGATGGTTCATTGGTCACACGACGCCCTGGACTGGCATCCATCGACGCTCGCTCGATAGGACCGCGACGGATGCACCAACGCGACGGATGCTGGTCGAACCAGCCAGCTGGCGTATCCGGCACGAGGGCGCGGGTACGGCCGGCCATGTGCCTGCCCCACGAGTGTGTTGCACGGCGCAGTCCATGCTGTGTCGCGGTTCAGAGCGGCGCAAGCGCTGGCTCACGAGTCCGTCTCGAGCTCTCTAATCAAGGCCTTGTGGAATCGAACTCGTGGCCCGGCCTCACTGGCtgcgccgtcaccgacggTGCGTGTTTCCCGGCCTCAGCATCCCCCCTTTCGTGCCATGATCCCCAGCGTTCCAGAGCGGCATTCGTGATCACCGTGCCGTTATTAGCGATTGCGGGGGGATGGGCCCGTGATGAGTGCTTCCCCTGGCCAGTTTTTAGGTGTGTCCACGTCCAACAAAAGGGATAGCCTTGCCAGGGCCTTTTCCTCGAGAATGACCAGTCAGTATTCCTTGGGCGGCGAAGAACCTGAGCCGCGTTTCCGGGGCGCAATGAGCCCGCCGGGAGCTtgtgcctggctggcagTGAATACTGTACAGCAGCAATCGGTGAGGCCAATGTGCATTGCGTTTGCGGATAGCATGTATGCAAATGTGCACGCACCATTCTTGGCGGCTGCTTGATGCCGTGGCCTggccgcccttgtcgtccCACGCCCCAATCTATTGCTGCTCGCCAACACAGCTCAGCATGGCCATCCTGCGGGGCCTTACCGGCACACCATGTGCCCCGTGCCTCGCGCTGCTTTGGATGGATGTCGTCACCGACGTGTGGGCTGTCTCTGAGCGCGCTTGGTGCAACGTCGCCCTGCGGGACTCTGACCTCAAACCTCGCGTTGGACAAAAtcctcacggcggcggcttggagCTGTCTCCCTATCGAAATCAACGGCCGACAAAACCAACGTAATCTATGCTGCATGACCCCAGTCTCGAGCCATAGCGTAGAACCTTTCCAGCGGGGTCGGCCACACTCCCAACGAAGGGTCCGGGCTCGACTCTCGACGTCATGCAGAATGGAAGCGAACACATAACAGTACCGTCTGTAAAGAATTTTCTTGTACAGGGCTTGATGCCCCTCTTTTCTCAAGCGACCATCTTCTTCCCGGGTGAAATTTGTTGTGTTGGGTGTGGCTGGtccgggcggcgcaggggcaGCCGCATGAATATTCGTCTTTGACAAGCACGGTACAGTAAGGTCAGTACTACCGTATCGGTGTTGTACCTCCTGCAAAGGCCATTTCCATCTTCGGGCAACAGGGGCAGCGCAGCGACGGGCTCATGGGACCCCTTTCTCGTCCAGCAGCGTGTTTGGACCGTCGTTGCACTCGGCCCTCTGCTGGCCCACGTCGGTCGGTAGCAGCCTTGGTCAGGTGCATCTGGAAACCGGTCCGCCATCCATGCAGGGAGTCGTcacatcatcttcatctccgAG is part of the Purpureocillium takamizusanense chromosome 7, complete sequence genome and encodes:
- a CDS encoding uncharacterized protein (EggNog:ENOG503P05A~COG:O); amino-acid sequence: MLHLDSLPSLRKQHLLSEFAGLKQACPEGIFVTITPGDPTLWSAVLFVRDGPYAQAVLRFQLSFPDTYPSLPPLVLFSTDMFHPLITPLTTYMYTTDIQDNGTVSARDEERLPPGGFSLRHGFPQWFGRGRRAASRTRHVSGEPSRSPVSEAGSKAPSTVCSPESEADGLPSYVRQSQQSVSVYHILKYIRGAFDEETVLDSVPLEAAGNPGAWHAWRTHRRRLGKLPPEAASSPTGEKDVVLEAEAPPAEGAHSATKRPGEWNWEGVWEDRVKKGIAASLSESILYGGSGAPDELIHFIPMEEQDVEQVKDNVRRTLGTAP
- a CDS encoding uncharacterized protein (COG:S~EggNog:ENOG503P2NW), whose amino-acid sequence is MAGKKGENTKKVAGNARKAEAAAQKAAQADAKQQAAEAEKWQKGSKSNAKKEAEEAKKADAARKKAEKDALLKEEEANTPGRAEPKKSKAPVKKSRGLDLSQLDSDGSSAAALNATGIDNALDALSLTTGGDDGKVDKHPERRFAAAFAKYEERRLAEMKADGSGVGLRLDQRKQRIRKEFDKSPDNPFNQVTAAYNATRTDLDQIKAGEKAKIEKRLGQ